A section of the Triticum dicoccoides isolate Atlit2015 ecotype Zavitan chromosome 7A, WEW_v2.0, whole genome shotgun sequence genome encodes:
- the LOC119329717 gene encoding protein LAZ1-like codes for MAMAIELADKLLLVLRSYSLPVWATIISGLFVVVSVSLSIYLLLNHLSAYKNPEEQKFLVGVVLMVPIYAIESYISLVNPTIGVDIEILRDGYEAFAMYCFGRYLVACLGGEDRTIEFLKKEGSSGSDAPLLGNASEERHVNHPFPMNYMLNPWPVGEWFYLVVKFGLVQYMIIKTICALLAVILESFGVYCEGEFKWSCGYSYTAMALNFSQSWALYCLVQFYAVIKDELAHIKPLAKFLTFKSIVFLTWWQGVAIALLSSWGLLRGPIAQELQFKSSIQDFIICIEMGFAAVIHLYVFPAKPYELMGDRYIGDVSVLGDYASVDCPLDPDEVKDSERPTKIRLPQPDDHVRCSTAIKESVRDVVLGGGEYIVNDLKFTVNHAVEPINEKIHQISQNMKKHDKDKRTNDDSCIDSPRSLHRVISGIDDPLLNGSLSDNSGPKRARRQQRRRSGVGTSGETSDHGLGGYEIRGHRWITKE; via the exons ATGGCAATGGCAATTGAATTGGCCGACAAATTGCTCCTGGTGCTCCGGAGCTACTCACTGCCTGTCTGGGCCACCATCAtctcggggctcttcgtcgtcgtctCGGTCTCGCTGTCCATCTACTTGCTCTTGAACCACCTCTCGGCCTACAAGAACCCAGAG GAGCAGAAGTTCCTCGTCGGTGTCGTTCTGATGGTGCCGATATATGCAATCGAGTCG TATATATCGTTGGTGAATCCAACAATTGGTGTAGATATTGAGATTCTGCGAGACGGATACGAGGCATTTGCCATGTACTGTTTCGGGCGGTATCTAGTTGCGTGCTTAG GTGGAGAGGATAGGACGATTGAATTTCTGAAGAAGGAGGGCAGTTCAGGTTCTGATGCACCACTTTTAGGCAATGCATCCGAAGAACGACATGTGAACCACCCTTTTCCGATGAATTACATGTTGAACCCATGGCCCGTTGGCGAATGGTTCTACTTGGTAGTTAAGTTTGGGCTTGTCCAATAT ATGATAATAAAGACAATATGTGCTCTTCTTGCGGTGATTCTTGAATCCTTTGGGGTGTACTGCGAAGGAGAGTTTAAATGGAGCTGTGG GTACTCTTACACTGCCATGGCTCTCAATTTCAGTCAGTCATGGGCCTTATACTGTCTCGTTCAATTTTACGCCGTCATAAAGGACGAGCTAGCCCATATAAAgcccctagcgaagtttctgacatTCAAGTCTATTGTGTTCTTAACATGGTGGCAAGGTGTGGCAATAGCGTTGCTCTCCAGCTGGGGCTTGTTGAGAGGCCCTATAGCTCAAGAGTTGCAGTTCAAGTCCAGCATTCAGGACTTTATCATCTGCATAGAG ATGGGTTTTGCTGCTGTTATTCACCTGTACGTCTTCCCTGCCAAGCCATACGAGCTAATGGGCGATCGTTACATCGGAGATGTTTCAGTTCTGGGAGACTATGCTTCAGTTGACTGCCCTCTAGATCCAGACGAAGTTAAAGATAGCGAGCGCCCAACCAAGATTAGGCTTCCCCAGCCAGATGATCACGTCAGATGCTCCACTGCCATAAAAGAAAGCGTCCGCGATGTTGTACTTGGAGGAGGCGAATAT ATTGTGAATGACTTGAAGTTCACCGTGAACCACGCGGTGGAGCCGATCAACGAGAAGATCCACCAGATATCCCAGAACATGAAGAAGCACGATAAAGACAAGAGAACGAACGACGACAGCTGCATCGACTCGCCGCGATCCTTGCACAGGGTGATCAGTGGGATCGATGACCCGCTACTGAACGGGAGCCTCAGCGACAACAGCGGCCCCAAGAGAGCGCGGAGGCAGCAGCGCAGGAGGTCGGGCGTGGGGACCAGCGGCGAGACCAGCGACCATGGGCTGGGCGGGTACGAGATCCGGGGACACAGGTGGATCACAAAGGAGTGA
- the LOC119330877 gene encoding cyclin-B2-2-like, whose protein sequence is MENMRSENHRGAAMEGVKLASEAAANTNRRALRDIKNILGAPHQPQAVSKRGLQEKPAAAGAKSQPGAVGHRPVTRKFAAILQQTQPANAPLAPIGSERQKRNADTAFNAPSDMECSKASDDDLDEMMTNELKEIDMEDTEEEEMPDIDSCDVGNSLAVVEYVDEIYSFYRRTEELSCVSPTYMAHQSDINEKMRGILIDWLIEVHYKLELLGETLFLTVNIIDRYLARENVARKKLQLVGVTAMLLACKYEEVSVPVVEDLILICDRAYSREDILGMERMIVDRLEFNMSVPTPYCFMRRFLKAAGSDKKLELLSFFLIELSLVDYKMLKFQPSMLAAAAIFTAQCTLNGCMSWNKCCELHTKYSEEQLMDCSTMMVELHQGAARGKLTGVHRKYSTFKYGCAAKSEPAAFLLDARKA, encoded by the exons ATGGAGAACATGAGATCCGAGAACCACCGCGGCGCGGCCATGGAGGGCGTCAAGCTCGCGTCGGAGGCGGCGGCCAACACCAACCGCAGGGCCCTGAGGGACATCAAGAACATTCTTGGCGCCCCTCACCAGCCCCAAGCCGTCAGCAAGAGGGGCTTGCAAGA AAAACCCGCCGCCGCCGGTGCCAAGAGCCAGCCTGGCGCCGTCGGCCACCGGCCGGTGACCAGGAAATTCGCCGCCATCCTGCAGCAAACGCAGCCTGCAAACGCCCCGCTG GCACCAATTGGCAGTGAGAGGCAGAAGAGGAACGCTGACACTGCATTCAATGCTCCTTCAGACATGGAGTGCAGCAAGGCTTCAGATGATGACCTTGATGAGATG ATGACCAATGAGCTCAAGGAGatcgacatggaggacaccgaagaGGAGGAAATGCCTGACATCGACAGCTGCGACGTCGGCAACTCCCTTGCGGTTGTcgaatatgtggatgaaatttacaGCTTCTACAGAAGGACCGAG GAGCTGAGCTGTGTGTCCCCCACCTACATGGCACACCAATCTGACATCAATGAGAAAATGCGCGGCATTCTGATTGACTGGCTGATTGAG GTCCATTACAAGCTTGAGCTACTGGGGGAGACCCTTTTCCTTACTGTAAACATCATTGACAGATACCTGGCCAGGGAGAACGTCGCCAGGAAGAAGCTCCAGCTGGTGGGCGTGACAGCCATGCTGCTGGCATGCAAGTATGAGGAGGTCAGTGTGCCAGTCGTGGAGGATCTGATCCTCATCTGCGATCGCGCCTACTCCCGGGAAGACATTCTTGGCATG GAGAGGATGATTGTTGACAGGCTTGAATTCAACATGTCGGTCCCTACTCCATATTGCTTCATGAGAAGATTCCTCAAGGCAGCAGGGTCTGACAAGAAG CTGGAGCTGCTCTCCTTCTTCCTAATCGAGCTCAGCCTGGTCGACTACAAGATGCTCAAGTTCCAGCCGTCGATGCTGGCGGCGGCGGCCATCTTCACCGCGCAATGCACGCTCAACGGGTGCATGTCCTGGAACAAGTGCTGTGAGCTGCACACAAAATACTCTGAAGAACAGCTCAT GGACTGCAGCACAATGATGGTGGAGCTGCACCAGGGGGCGGCGCGCGGGAAGCTCACCGGGGTGCACCGCAAGTACAGCACCTTCAAGTACGGGTGCGCCGCCAAGTCGGAGCCCGCCGCCTTCCTGCTCGACGCGAGGAAGGCCTGA